From the genome of Deinococcus sp. AJ005, one region includes:
- a CDS encoding 1,4-dihydroxy-6-naphthoate synthase gives MSLLPTSPDTLQLGYSFCPNDTFIFHALHAGLVPAPLPVQEVLEDVQTLNDWAVEGRLPMTKISYRAYFGVMDQYVALRAGGALGRGVGPLIVTRGDIGDLNGKTVASPGALTTAELLLRLVYPEVNVVRMRYDAVMPAVERGEVDAGLIIHESRFTYPQHGLSKHLDLGAWWEGETRLPLPLGAILVRRDLAPQTQWALNGSVRASLEYAYAHPEASRAYIRQHALEMADEVMQAHIDLYVNPFSLDVGEEGTRAVQELHRRAVAVGAVVASDLPLFVERP, from the coding sequence ATGAGCCTCCTGCCCACCTCTCCCGACACCCTGCAACTGGGCTATTCCTTCTGCCCCAACGACACCTTCATCTTCCACGCGCTGCACGCCGGGCTGGTACCCGCGCCCCTGCCGGTGCAGGAGGTTCTGGAGGACGTGCAGACCCTCAACGACTGGGCCGTGGAAGGCCGCCTGCCCATGACCAAGATCAGTTACCGCGCGTATTTTGGCGTGATGGATCAGTATGTGGCCCTGCGCGCGGGCGGGGCGCTGGGGCGCGGCGTGGGACCGCTGATCGTGACACGCGGCGACATCGGGGATCTGAACGGCAAAACGGTGGCCTCGCCGGGAGCATTGACGACAGCAGAACTGCTACTGCGGCTGGTCTACCCCGAAGTCAACGTCGTGCGGATGCGGTACGACGCCGTGATGCCTGCCGTGGAGCGCGGTGAAGTGGACGCGGGCCTGATCATCCACGAGTCGCGCTTCACCTACCCGCAGCACGGCCTGAGCAAGCACCTGGATCTGGGCGCGTGGTGGGAAGGCGAGACCAGACTGCCCCTGCCGCTGGGCGCGATCCTGGTGCGCCGCGATCTGGCCCCGCAGACGCAGTGGGCGCTGAACGGGTCGGTGCGGGCCAGCCTGGAATACGCCTACGCCCACCCCGAAGCCTCGCGCGCCTATATCCGTCAGCACGCGCTGGAGATGGCCGACGAGGTGATGCAGGCGCACATCGACCTGTACGTGAATCCGTTCAGCCTGGACGTAGGCGAGGAAGGCACGCGCGCCGTGCAGGAATTGCACCGCCGGGCCGTGGCTGTGGGCGCGGTGGTGGCGTCGGACCTGCCCCTGTTCGTGGAGCGTCCCTGA
- a CDS encoding DUF6174 domain-containing protein, producing MKRLALLTALSCVACAEAGGADGGIPVGPAAQTCAPGYVRPDFARLEAELKTARALWKAAGIQNYSYDFARIAAPVRFPDVMVTVEGGRIKAVVSQDPLEQMLPEGLNVGPVEALFLEITRAITYQRSQPCADLRVTYSAADGHPTTSYSGSQFSPLADGNAEWRVTKFSARR from the coding sequence ATGAAACGGCTTGCCCTGTTGACGGCCCTGAGCTGCGTGGCCTGCGCTGAAGCGGGCGGCGCGGACGGCGGCATTCCTGTCGGTCCCGCCGCCCAGACCTGCGCCCCCGGTTATGTGCGGCCCGATTTTGCCCGTCTGGAGGCGGAATTGAAGACGGCCCGTGCCCTCTGGAAGGCGGCGGGCATCCAGAACTACAGCTACGATTTCGCCCGGATTGCCGCGCCCGTGCGCTTTCCCGACGTGATGGTGACGGTGGAGGGCGGGCGCATCAAGGCCGTCGTGTCTCAGGACCCACTGGAACAGATGCTCCCGGAGGGGCTGAACGTCGGCCCGGTGGAGGCCCTGTTTCTGGAAATCACGCGTGCCATCACGTATCAGCGTTCCCAGCCCTGCGCCGATCTGCGTGTGACCTACAGCGCCGCAGACGGCCATCCCACCACCTCCTACAGCGGATCGCAGTTCAGCCCGCTGGCCGACGGCAACGCCGAGTGGCGCGTGACCAAGTTCAGCGCACGTCGCTGA
- the ribF gene encoding riboflavin biosynthesis protein RibF translates to MKTYVSPSQRPDTETVVAVGSFDGVHLGHQALIAQLKAKAREHRVPSVVYTFDPPTRVLTQGVEFLSTLPEKLDLLTRYGVDETIAMSFTPEFAARPKEAFLDDLRTLRPRTVVVGEDFHFGRGRAGGVEDLRGVAAEVVALPMHQLGGEDIKSTRIRELLASGDVDGAGRLLGRHYDAQGVVVQGDQLGRTIGWPTANIGVPDGKALPMGVFAVVALGDQGERWHGMANVGFRPTVNGKTRRFEVHLFDFEGNLYGKELQVKFFTHLRGEQKFGGLDELKAQLARDAQGARSALSDVR, encoded by the coding sequence GTGAAGACCTACGTTTCGCCTTCCCAGCGCCCCGACACCGAAACGGTGGTGGCCGTCGGCTCCTTCGACGGCGTGCATCTGGGACATCAGGCACTGATCGCGCAACTGAAGGCCAAGGCGCGCGAACACCGCGTGCCCAGCGTGGTCTACACCTTCGATCCGCCCACGCGGGTGCTGACCCAGGGCGTAGAATTCCTGTCCACCCTGCCGGAAAAGCTGGACCTGCTGACCCGCTACGGTGTGGACGAGACGATTGCCATGTCCTTTACCCCCGAATTTGCCGCCCGGCCCAAGGAGGCGTTTCTGGACGACCTGCGGACGCTGCGCCCGCGCACCGTGGTGGTGGGCGAGGACTTTCATTTCGGGCGCGGACGCGCTGGTGGCGTGGAAGACCTGCGCGGCGTGGCCGCCGAGGTGGTGGCCCTGCCGATGCACCAACTGGGCGGCGAGGACATCAAAAGCACCCGCATCCGCGAGTTGCTGGCAAGCGGCGACGTGGACGGCGCAGGAAGGTTACTGGGCCGCCACTACGACGCGCAGGGCGTGGTGGTTCAGGGCGATCAACTGGGCCGCACGATTGGCTGGCCCACCGCCAATATCGGTGTGCCGGACGGCAAGGCGCTGCCGATGGGCGTGTTCGCGGTGGTGGCGCTGGGGGACCAGGGCGAGCGCTGGCACGGCATGGCGAATGTCGGGTTCCGGCCCACCGTGAACGGCAAGACCCGGCGCTTCGAGGTCCACCTGTTCGATTTCGAGGGCAACCTCTACGGCAAGGAATTGCAGGTCAAGTTCTTCACACACCTGCGCGGCGAGCAGAAGTTTGGCGGACTGGACGAATTGAAGGCGCAACTGGCCCGCGACGCCCAGGGGGCGCGGTCTGCGCTCAGCGACGTGCGCTGA
- a CDS encoding NUDIX domain-containing protein, with amino-acid sequence MTGDARTIYDGHILKLELLDNKWEVIRHADAVAVLALNEASEMLLVRQLRRAVDAHTLEAPAGLIDGEESPEAAARRELQEEAGLDGEMRLLTRFYSSPGFCDEQLYVFQATNLRESRLPHDEDEDIEVVWMAPQKVLDGLREGRIIGSASTLAAALYGMQSLNGQGPVADE; translated from the coding sequence ATGACTGGCGACGCCCGCACGATCTACGACGGCCACATCCTGAAACTGGAACTGCTGGACAACAAGTGGGAGGTGATCCGCCACGCCGACGCAGTAGCCGTGCTGGCCCTGAACGAGGCGAGCGAGATGCTGCTGGTGCGCCAACTCCGCCGCGCCGTGGACGCCCATACCCTCGAAGCCCCGGCGGGATTGATCGACGGCGAGGAATCCCCCGAAGCCGCCGCCCGCCGCGAGTTGCAGGAAGAGGCCGGGCTGGACGGCGAGATGCGCCTGCTGACCCGCTTTTACTCCAGCCCCGGCTTCTGCGACGAGCAACTGTACGTGTTTCAGGCGACCAACCTGCGCGAGAGCCGCTTGCCCCACGACGAGGACGAGGACATTGAGGTGGTCTGGATGGCCCCCCAGAAAGTGCTGGACGGCCTGCGCGAGGGCCGCATCATCGGCAGCGCGTCCACCCTGGCGGCGGCGCTGTACGGGATGCAGAGCCTGAATGGTCAGGGTCCGGTGGCGGACGAGTGA
- the tilS gene encoding tRNA lysidine(34) synthetase TilS yields the protein MSALPPHLTRPLAPYAGQVVAVGVSGGADSVALLRALVLAGVRPVVAHLDHALRPESAEDARWVAELAGTLGVPYEAARVDVAGVAAARGWNLEDAARRVRYDFLGRVAKQHRATAVLTAHTRRDVAETVLMQVLRGEAVLNGIPAERGRVRRPWLAVPRADLEAFLHALGQDWREDASNADPAFTRAWIRREVMPVLSARFPGAEASLARVANYAAQDDAALTELAARLTSHTPLQKQPAAVLRRFVRLELMGAGLEFHADHLKTLAEALGTGETVHLTLPGARAVTVTDGQLSLIPQRWPEPAFPFPPGWQRRTRQDGDRIRLPGGTRKLSDVLTDLKIPRGDRESVPLLVSGEGVQWVGVSPPVWAVGAREVAGVIPDPFHAAMGEALTLARQSAAEQEVPVGAVVLGPGGEVMGRGRNTSRADGDMTRHAELAALREAAVTLGTPYLGGCTLIVTLEPCQMCLGAALEARVGHIVYGASNPKAGALGGVTDMLGHHWGHAPTVTGGVRAAEAARLLRATFQGIRGASKS from the coding sequence ATGTCCGCTCTGCCCCCTCACCTTACCCGGCCCCTCGCCCCCTACGCCGGGCAAGTTGTGGCCGTGGGTGTGTCTGGCGGGGCGGATTCGGTGGCGTTGCTGCGGGCGCTGGTGTTGGCTGGCGTGCGGCCTGTCGTCGCCCATCTGGACCATGCCCTGCGCCCGGAATCGGCAGAGGACGCCCGCTGGGTGGCGGAACTGGCTGGGACGCTGGGCGTTCCTTACGAAGCTGCGCGGGTGGACGTGGCGGGGGTGGCGGCGGCGCGCGGCTGGAATCTGGAGGACGCGGCCCGCCGGGTGCGCTACGACTTTCTGGGGCGCGTGGCGAAGCAACACCGCGCAACAGCCGTCCTGACTGCCCACACCCGCCGTGATGTGGCTGAGACCGTGCTGATGCAAGTGCTGCGCGGCGAGGCGGTCCTGAATGGTATTCCCGCCGAACGGGGGCGGGTGCGTCGCCCGTGGCTGGCGGTGCCGCGCGCCGATCTGGAAGCCTTTCTGCACGCGCTGGGGCAGGACTGGCGCGAGGACGCCTCCAACGCGGATCCCGCCTTCACCCGCGCCTGGATTCGCCGCGAGGTCATGCCGGTGCTGAGCGCCCGCTTTCCAGGGGCCGAGGCGAGTCTGGCACGGGTGGCAAACTACGCCGCGCAGGACGACGCCGCTTTGACGGAACTGGCCGCCCGACTAACCTCGCATACGCCCCTGCAAAAGCAACCTGCTGCTGTGCTGCGCCGCTTCGTGCGCCTGGAGTTGATGGGGGCGGGGCTAGAATTTCACGCTGATCATCTAAAGACGTTGGCGGAGGCACTGGGAACGGGCGAAACAGTCCATCTCACCTTGCCAGGAGCGCGGGCGGTCACGGTCACGGACGGACAGCTTTCCCTGATTCCACAGCGCTGGCCCGAACCTGCTTTCCCCTTTCCCCCTGGCTGGCAGCGCCGCACCCGGCAGGACGGGGACCGCATCCGCCTGCCCGGCGGCACACGCAAGCTCAGCGACGTGCTGACCGATCTCAAGATTCCGCGTGGAGACAGGGAAAGCGTGCCGCTGCTGGTGTCCGGCGAGGGTGTGCAGTGGGTGGGCGTCTCGCCACCAGTCTGGGCCGTGGGCGCGCGTGAGGTGGCGGGCGTGATCCCAGACCCCTTCCATGCCGCGATGGGCGAGGCGCTGACACTGGCCCGGCAATCGGCAGCCGAGCAGGAGGTTCCGGTGGGTGCGGTGGTCCTCGGCCCTGGCGGCGAAGTCATGGGCCGGGGCCGCAATACCTCCCGCGCGGACGGCGATATGACCCGCCACGCCGAACTCGCCGCGTTGCGGGAAGCTGCCGTCACGCTGGGAACGCCCTATCTGGGCGGTTGCACCCTCATCGTGACCCTGGAACCCTGCCAGATGTGCCTGGGGGCGGCGTTGGAGGCGCGGGTGGGCCACATCGTCTACGGCGCGTCCAATCCCAAAGCCGGGGCGCTGGGCGGCGTGACCGACATGCTGGGTCACCACTGGGGCCACGCGCCCACAGTCACGGGCGGCGTGCGGGCGGCGGAGGCGGCGCGGCTCTTGCGGGCCACCTTCCAGGGCATTCGGGGAGCCAGCAAGTCCTGA
- the lysA gene encoding diaminopimelate decarboxylase — protein sequence MSGPTCYPPRVTLPTAALHDAAERFGTPLYVYDAAELDAALARVRSAFGTARVYYAMKANPNLTLLRRLHAAGVGFECVSPGEIARAEEVGASGPQILVNGPAKSDAEYAAGARLNATFIVDREEEVALLPPASRALVRVNPALEVSTHDHLATGAAGSKFGVTMAQAPRVLDALRDAGHTALGLHVHIGSAIRDAHDFTAAFGRLSEMREQTGPLDVLDAGGGWGLDADLHGIAREARAAASAFGAELWVEPGRYLVARAGTLLTRVVGTKRTGRNFCLVDAGMTELLRPMLYGAVHPVTPLWDGGEVGTWDIAGPACESGDLLARDISMPQPTRGALVAIGEAGAYGAAMSSNYLTRSRPPEALWDGTVWTLIRRRETPQDVWAAEV from the coding sequence ATGTCTGGCCCGACTTGCTACCCTCCTCGCGTGACCCTTCCCACCGCTGCCCTCCATGACGCTGCCGAACGCTTCGGCACGCCGCTGTACGTCTATGACGCCGCCGAGTTGGACGCCGCTCTGGCGCGGGTGCGCTCTGCCTTTGGCACGGCGCGGGTTTACTACGCCATGAAAGCCAACCCCAATCTCACGCTGCTGCGCCGACTGCACGCTGCTGGGGTGGGTTTCGAGTGCGTCAGCCCCGGCGAGATCGCCCGTGCGGAGGAAGTCGGTGCATCCGGCCCGCAGATTCTGGTCAACGGCCCCGCCAAATCCGACGCCGAATATGCGGCTGGCGCGCGGCTGAACGCAACATTCATCGTGGACCGTGAAGAAGAGGTGGCCCTGCTGCCCCCCGCCTCACGCGCGTTGGTACGTGTGAATCCAGCGTTGGAGGTCAGCACCCATGACCATCTGGCGACGGGCGCAGCGGGCAGCAAGTTTGGCGTGACAATGGCCCAGGCCCCGCGCGTGCTGGACGCCCTGCGCGACGCTGGACACACCGCGCTGGGGTTGCACGTCCACATCGGCAGCGCGATCCGGGACGCCCACGACTTCACGGCGGCCTTTGGGCGTTTGTCCGAAATGCGGGAGCAGACCGGGCCGCTGGACGTGCTGGACGCGGGCGGGGGTTGGGGCCTGGACGCCGATCTGCACGGCATTGCCCGTGAAGCGCGGGCCGCTGCCTCGGCCTTCGGTGCGGAGTTGTGGGTGGAGCCGGGCCGCTATTTAGTGGCGCGTGCTGGAACGCTGCTCACGCGCGTCGTGGGCACCAAGCGCACCGGGCGTAACTTCTGCCTGGTGGATGCGGGCATGACTGAACTGCTGCGGCCCATGCTGTACGGTGCGGTTCATCCGGTCACGCCGTTGTGGGACGGCGGCGAGGTGGGGACATGGGACATCGCCGGACCCGCCTGTGAAAGCGGCGATCTGCTGGCGCGAGACATCTCCATGCCTCAGCCCACGCGCGGCGCACTTGTGGCCATTGGGGAGGCCGGGGCCTACGGCGCGGCCATGAGCAGCAACTATCTGACCCGCTCTAGACCCCCTGAAGCGTTATGGGACGGCACGGTTTGGACCCTGATCCGCCGCCGCGAAACCCCGCAGGATGTGTGGGCAGCGGAAGTTTAG
- a CDS encoding carbonic anhydrase translates to MTISPAAPAPAQNAGQSTAQLERRILDAIRRGASMEDIAALRHHTDIQTPAGAIEALKDGNARFFSGKSGRPELDVNERRAQIMGQTPYAAVLACSDSRVPVELVFDVGLGDLFVVRVAGNVVGEAGLGTLEYAIRHLDVHLIMVMGHESCGAVAAAMLSPEQIAQEPDNLQSIIHRITPSLVDMPRIRDKKARMREAVLNNVRHQVQAMREQPVIREAEASGQIQVIGGYYEIGSGAVDFLVDEADLQP, encoded by the coding sequence ATGACCATTTCTCCTGCCGCCCCAGCGCCCGCGCAGAACGCTGGACAGTCCACCGCCCAACTGGAACGCCGCATCCTGGACGCGATCCGGCGCGGGGCCAGCATGGAAGACATCGCCGCGCTGCGCCACCACACCGATATCCAGACGCCTGCCGGGGCCATCGAGGCACTGAAGGACGGCAACGCCCGTTTCTTCAGCGGCAAGAGCGGGCGGCCTGAGCTGGACGTCAATGAACGCCGCGCGCAGATCATGGGTCAGACGCCCTACGCCGCCGTGCTGGCGTGTAGCGACAGCCGCGTGCCGGTGGAACTGGTCTTTGATGTGGGCCTGGGAGACCTGTTCGTGGTGCGCGTGGCAGGCAACGTGGTGGGCGAGGCGGGGCTGGGCACGCTGGAATACGCCATCCGGCATCTGGACGTGCATCTGATCATGGTGATGGGCCACGAATCGTGCGGGGCGGTGGCGGCCGCCATGCTGTCCCCCGAGCAGATTGCCCAGGAGCCGGACAACCTCCAGAGCATCATTCACCGCATCACACCCAGTCTGGTGGACATGCCGCGCATCCGCGACAAAAAAGCCCGCATGCGCGAGGCCGTGCTGAACAACGTGCGCCATCAGGTGCAGGCCATGCGAGAGCAACCCGTGATCCGGGAAGCGGAGGCCAGCGGCCAGATTCAGGTAATCGGCGGCTACTACGAGATCGGCAGCGGCGCGGTGGACTTTCTGGTGGACGAGGCGGATTTACAGCCGTAG
- a CDS encoding molybdenum cofactor guanylyltransferase, with protein MSWDFTAAITAGGRSSRFGSDKALALLRGQPLLHHVAASLQGCPERLLIAPAGKYRLDGWEVVPDTRPSEGPLAGLEVALSHSSTGWLAFTGVDLPGLTPDFWATLALARTPDALAVLPLDAEGRPQPLAGLYRRELLERVTELLEAGERRLKLAALPEKTVLVPGLSPALRNVNTLGDLAMLIANAELKT; from the coding sequence ATGAGCTGGGACTTCACAGCGGCAATCACCGCCGGGGGCCGCTCCAGCCGCTTCGGCTCGGATAAGGCGCTGGCGCTGCTGCGCGGGCAACCGCTGCTGCATCATGTGGCCGCCAGCTTGCAGGGCTGCCCTGAACGCCTGCTGATTGCCCCCGCCGGAAAATACAGACTGGACGGCTGGGAGGTGGTTCCCGACACCCGCCCCAGCGAGGGACCGCTGGCCGGACTGGAAGTGGCTCTGAGTCACAGCTCAACCGGATGGCTGGCCTTCACGGGCGTCGATCTGCCGGGCCTGACGCCAGACTTCTGGGCCACGCTCGCGCTGGCGCGCACGCCGGACGCTCTGGCCGTCTTGCCGCTGGATGCAGAGGGACGGCCCCAACCGCTGGCAGGGCTGTACCGTCGCGAGTTGCTGGAGCGCGTGACTGAATTGCTGGAGGCTGGCGAACGGCGGCTGAAGCTGGCTGCCCTGCCCGAAAAGACAGTTCTGGTGCCTGGCCTCTCCCCTGCCCTGCGGAACGTGAACACTCTAGGCGATCTGGCTATGCTGATTGCCAATGCAGAACTCAAGACATAA
- a CDS encoding aldehyde dehydrogenase family protein encodes MTATLPPPAVSQPSETELKTLFQTQQDWRWRAAQTGVAERQAVLRRLHDAIKAGRVALADAMALDLGKSRAESELTEIHPVLEELQFIIRRLPRWMAPRRIATPLMLAGAQSEVRFQARGVTLILSPWNYPVNLALSPLIASLAAGNTVILKSSEKAPHTSRALKELLEGVFEPRLVAVVEGDGAVAHTLTTLPFDHIFFTGSGAVGRKVMAAAAQNLSSVTLELGGKSPALLHPSADLKTAAERVAWGKLLNAGQTCVAPDYVLLPANMRDAFVLELDAVIARRYGDRMWQRAGPDYGRMVDSTSVERLQKLTDGSVQQGARVALGGEFNPEARFISPTVVTGVTPDMPLMGEELFGPVLPVLTYDTFEDALALIRRLDPPLALYLFAEDEAAVEQVKHETTSGGMVVGGTVIHLINPHLPFGGVGASGMGNYHGEHGFRTFSHERAILREPKPSPVRLMYPPYGRPLPRLTAWALRLLERQAGPRE; translated from the coding sequence ATGACTGCCACCCTGCCCCCACCCGCCGTATCGCAACCTTCCGAAACTGAGCTGAAGACCCTGTTCCAGACCCAGCAGGACTGGCGCTGGCGGGCCGCGCAGACGGGCGTGGCCGAGCGGCAAGCGGTGCTGCGGCGGCTGCACGACGCCATCAAGGCCGGGCGCGTGGCACTGGCCGACGCGATGGCCCTGGATCTGGGCAAGAGTCGCGCCGAATCCGAACTCACCGAGATTCACCCGGTGCTGGAGGAGCTTCAGTTCATCATCCGCCGCCTGCCGCGCTGGATGGCCCCCCGCAGGATCGCCACGCCGCTAATGCTGGCTGGGGCACAGAGTGAGGTGCGTTTCCAGGCGCGCGGCGTCACGCTGATCCTGAGTCCCTGGAATTACCCGGTGAATCTGGCCCTGTCGCCGCTGATCGCCAGTCTGGCGGCAGGGAACACGGTGATCCTCAAGTCCAGCGAGAAGGCCCCGCACACCTCGCGGGCTTTAAAGGAACTGCTGGAAGGCGTCTTCGAGCCACGGTTGGTGGCCGTGGTGGAGGGCGACGGCGCGGTGGCCCACACGCTGACCACGCTGCCCTTTGACCACATCTTCTTTACCGGTAGCGGCGCGGTTGGCCGCAAGGTGATGGCCGCTGCCGCCCAGAACCTGAGCAGCGTGACGCTGGAACTGGGCGGCAAGTCCCCAGCCCTGCTGCATCCCAGCGCGGACCTGAAGACGGCTGCTGAGCGTGTCGCGTGGGGCAAGCTGCTGAATGCCGGGCAGACCTGCGTGGCCCCCGATTACGTGCTGCTGCCTGCCAACATGCGCGACGCCTTCGTACTGGAACTGGACGCGGTCATCGCCCGGCGCTACGGGGACCGCATGTGGCAGCGGGCCGGGCCAGATTATGGGCGCATGGTGGACAGCACAAGCGTGGAGCGCCTGCAAAAGCTGACCGATGGCAGCGTGCAACAGGGCGCGCGGGTGGCGCTGGGCGGCGAGTTCAATCCAGAGGCGCGCTTTATCTCGCCCACCGTGGTCACGGGCGTGACGCCGGATATGCCCCTGATGGGTGAGGAACTGTTCGGCCCGGTGCTGCCGGTGCTGACCTACGACACCTTCGAGGACGCGCTGGCGCTGATCCGCCGCCTGGACCCCCCGCTGGCGCTGTACCTGTTCGCGGAGGACGAGGCGGCGGTCGAGCAGGTCAAGCATGAGACCACCAGCGGCGGCATGGTGGTAGGCGGCACCGTGATCCACCTGATCAACCCGCACCTGCCCTTCGGCGGCGTCGGAGCCAGCGGCATGGGCAACTACCACGGCGAACACGGGTTCCGCACCTTCAGCCACGAGCGGGCCATCCTGCGCGAGCCGAAGCCCTCGCCCGTGCGCCTGATGTACCCGCCGTATGGCCGCCCACTGCCGCGCCTGACCGCCTGGGCCTTGCGCCTGCTGGAGCGTCAGGCCGGGCCGCGCGAGTAG
- a CDS encoding superoxide dismutase, whose amino-acid sequence MKNILILPAMALALSSCSMMAGNMMMKPYTLAKQPAGMALASSGTVESKMSGTTVMTTAKVMGLAPSTYYVAHYHLMGTKSANPCDSGGDAIIASKLVGQTDAAGMLTLSGSVEKSVIMDAKYFNIHTATGADGTPADGGVTCTSLDVAMLK is encoded by the coding sequence ATGAAAAATATTCTTATTCTGCCCGCAATGGCCCTCGCCCTCAGCTCCTGCTCGATGATGGCTGGCAACATGATGATGAAGCCCTACACCCTGGCCAAGCAGCCCGCCGGAATGGCCCTGGCTTCCAGCGGCACGGTGGAGTCTAAGATGAGCGGCACGACGGTCATGACCACCGCCAAGGTGATGGGTCTGGCCCCCAGCACCTACTACGTGGCCCATTACCACCTGATGGGCACCAAGAGCGCCAACCCCTGCGACAGCGGCGGCGACGCCATCATTGCCAGCAAGCTCGTGGGTCAGACCGACGCCGCTGGCATGTTGACCCTCAGCGGCAGCGTGGAAAAGTCCGTGATCATGGACGCCAAGTACTTCAACATCCACACCGCCACGGGCGCGGACGGCACCCCTGCGGACGGAGGCGTGACCTGCACGTCGCTCGACGTGGCGATGCTGAAGTAA
- the proS gene encoding proline--tRNA ligase, producing the protein MTQDGGKGNKGQDKKAQQYGVTPQSVDFNDWYNEVVKKADLADNSPVAGAMVVRPYGSALWENIVRWLDDGFKASGHESLIFPTLIPMSFIMREADHVEGFAPELFTVSKIGTEELAEPYVMRPTSETIIGHMWSGWLNSYRDLPFLHYQWGSVFRAELRTKAFLRTSEFYWHEGHTAHADETEARAEVRMILDLYHEFCRDVLALPVVRGEKSASERFAGAVATYSIEGMMRDGKALQSGTSHYLGQAFSRAFDVKFQTREQKEDYAHTTSWAISSRIIGALIMTHGDDAGLMMPPNIAPIQVVIVPVGRKDNFDEMVAEGERLAAQLTQNGIRVKVDKRDGVTNGFKYNDWELKGIPVRIELGPRDLEAGVVVVKNRNSDEKETLERDLAVGGMAERLEGIQAWLLKRATDFMLDNTVTVDNYDEFKAAIEDGKWVRAFHCGDPESEKSIKEETKATVRNVPLDDAEFFAEREEGGVCFHTGKPAAYGKRILFGRQY; encoded by the coding sequence ATGACTCAAGACGGCGGCAAGGGCAACAAGGGGCAGGACAAGAAGGCGCAGCAGTACGGCGTCACCCCCCAGAGCGTGGATTTCAACGACTGGTACAACGAGGTGGTCAAGAAGGCCGATCTCGCGGACAACAGCCCGGTGGCCGGGGCAATGGTGGTCAGGCCCTACGGCAGCGCGCTGTGGGAAAACATCGTGCGCTGGCTGGATGACGGCTTCAAGGCGTCGGGCCACGAATCGCTGATCTTCCCCACACTGATTCCCATGAGCTTCATCATGCGCGAGGCCGATCATGTGGAGGGTTTTGCGCCCGAACTGTTCACGGTCAGCAAAATTGGCACTGAGGAACTGGCCGAACCCTACGTGATGCGCCCCACCTCCGAAACCATCATCGGGCACATGTGGTCCGGCTGGCTCAACAGCTACCGCGATCTGCCCTTCCTGCATTATCAGTGGGGCAGCGTGTTCCGTGCGGAGTTGCGGACCAAGGCGTTTCTGCGGACCTCCGAGTTCTACTGGCACGAGGGCCACACCGCCCATGCCGACGAAACCGAGGCGCGCGCCGAAGTTCGCATGATTCTGGACCTGTACCACGAATTCTGCCGCGATGTATTGGCCCTGCCTGTGGTGCGCGGCGAGAAGTCGGCCTCCGAACGCTTTGCCGGGGCAGTGGCGACGTACAGCATCGAGGGCATGATGCGCGACGGCAAGGCACTCCAGAGCGGCACGTCTCATTATCTGGGGCAGGCGTTCAGCAGGGCATTCGACGTGAAGTTCCAGACGCGTGAGCAGAAGGAAGACTACGCCCACACCACCAGTTGGGCCATTTCCAGCCGGATTATCGGCGCGCTGATCATGACCCACGGCGACGACGCAGGCCTGATGATGCCGCCGAACATCGCCCCGATTCAGGTGGTCATTGTCCCTGTGGGCCGCAAGGACAACTTCGATGAGATGGTGGCCGAGGGTGAGCGGCTGGCTGCCCAGCTCACGCAGAACGGCATCCGCGTGAAGGTGGACAAGCGTGACGGCGTGACCAACGGCTTCAAGTACAACGACTGGGAATTGAAGGGCATTCCCGTCCGCATCGAGCTGGGGCCGCGCGATCTGGAAGCTGGGGTGGTGGTGGTCAAGAACCGCAACTCCGATGAGAAGGAGACGCTGGAACGCGATCTGGCGGTGGGCGGTATGGCCGAGCGGCTGGAAGGGATTCAGGCGTGGCTATTGAAGCGTGCCACCGATTTCATGCTGGACAACACGGTGACCGTGGACAATTACGACGAGTTTAAAGCGGCTATCGAGGACGGTAAATGGGTGCGCGCCTTCCACTGTGGCGATCCCGAAAGCGAGAAGAGCATCAAGGAAGAAACCAAGGCTACGGTTCGCAACGTCCCGCTGGACGACGCCGAGTTCTTTGCCGAGCGCGAGGAGGGCGGGGTGTGCTTCCACACCGGGAAGCCTGCGGCCTACGGCAAGCGGATTCTATTCGGGCGGCAGTACTGA